One genomic window of Pseudomonas chlororaphis subsp. piscium includes the following:
- a CDS encoding PilZ domain-containing protein: protein MGRFIPHPDDVPVELTLRTHACISRQRLHTISLGGMACNYHRAWRCGTALEVRIPTLGENARYNGYVAWCLRRKRGYLVGIAFIDEQTLFRARMSEQVCQIAHYCHLHEPQAEQRQIEALAQQWVEQHAAEFSHDRVHQAFMQPALD from the coding sequence ATGGGACGTTTCATTCCTCATCCTGACGATGTTCCGGTTGAGCTGACCTTACGCACGCACGCATGCATTTCGCGTCAACGGTTGCACACTATCAGCCTCGGCGGTATGGCTTGCAATTATCACCGTGCCTGGCGCTGCGGCACCGCCTTGGAAGTACGGATCCCCACTCTCGGTGAAAATGCCCGCTACAACGGCTATGTGGCCTGGTGCCTGCGACGCAAGCGCGGCTATCTGGTGGGGATCGCCTTCATCGACGAACAGACCCTGTTCCGTGCCCGAATGAGCGAGCAAGTGTGCCAGATCGCCCACTACTGCCACCTGCATGAGCCCCAGGCCGAGCAGCGACAGATCGAAGCCCTGGCCCAGCAATGGGTCGAACAGCACGCCGCCGAGTTCTCTCACGACCGGGTTCACCAGGCTTTTATGCAGCCAGCGCTGGATTAA
- a CDS encoding organic hydroperoxide resistance protein yields MQTLYTAVATATGGRDGRAVSSDNILDVKLSTPKELGGAGGQATNPEQLFAAGYSACFIGALKFVASQSKRKIPDNASITAHVGIGQIPGGFGLDIDLHISLPGLEQSDAQSLVEAAHQVCPYSNATRGNVDVRLHVTV; encoded by the coding sequence ATGCAAACTCTCTATACCGCAGTCGCAACCGCAACCGGTGGCCGTGATGGTCGCGCCGTCTCCAGCGACAACATCCTCGACGTCAAACTCTCCACCCCCAAAGAACTCGGTGGTGCCGGCGGCCAAGCGACCAACCCTGAACAACTCTTCGCCGCCGGCTACTCCGCCTGCTTTATCGGCGCCCTGAAATTCGTCGCCAGCCAGAGCAAACGCAAGATCCCGGACAACGCCTCGATCACCGCCCATGTCGGCATCGGCCAGATTCCTGGCGGCTTCGGCCTGGACATCGACCTGCACATCAGCCTGCCAGGTCTTGAACAGAGCGATGCGCAATCCCTGGTCGAAGCGGCTCACCAGGTCTGCCCTTACTCCAACGCCACCCGCGGCAACGTCGACGTACGTCTGCACGTGACTGTCTAA
- a CDS encoding sulfite exporter TauE/SafE family protein, whose translation MIDLAMYVVLGAALGTVGGLFGIGGGLIAIPVLGVLFGLDQQIAQGTALVMVVPNVMLALWRYHQRNRIEARHALPLALMGFCFAWLGSIWAVGIDAQVMRIGFVAFLVALSAYNLLRMFLANAPASAQMRYPWPWLGVLGAASGAMGGLFGVGGAVVATPVLTSVFGTTQVVAQGLSLALALPSTGVTLVTYGVHQEVDWMIGLPLAAGGLLSISWGVKIAHALPERILRGLFCGFLVVCAVMLAFKV comes from the coding sequence GTGATCGATTTAGCAATGTATGTGGTGTTGGGCGCGGCGCTGGGCACGGTGGGCGGCTTGTTCGGGATCGGCGGCGGCCTGATCGCGATTCCGGTGCTGGGCGTGCTGTTCGGGCTGGATCAGCAGATTGCCCAGGGCACGGCCTTGGTGATGGTGGTCCCCAACGTGATGCTGGCGCTGTGGCGCTATCACCAGCGCAACCGGATCGAGGCGCGGCATGCGTTGCCGTTGGCCCTGATGGGCTTCTGTTTTGCCTGGCTCGGTTCGATCTGGGCGGTGGGTATCGACGCCCAGGTCATGCGGATCGGCTTCGTCGCGTTCCTCGTGGCCTTGTCCGCCTATAACCTGTTGCGCATGTTCCTGGCCAATGCCCCGGCTTCGGCGCAGATGCGTTATCCCTGGCCGTGGCTCGGTGTGCTGGGCGCAGCTTCCGGGGCCATGGGTGGGCTGTTCGGCGTCGGTGGCGCGGTGGTTGCCACGCCGGTGTTGACCAGCGTGTTCGGCACCACCCAGGTGGTCGCCCAAGGACTGTCGCTGGCCCTGGCCCTACCCAGCACCGGGGTGACCCTGGTCACCTACGGGGTGCATCAGGAGGTGGACTGGATGATCGGCCTGCCGCTGGCGGCGGGTGGGCTGCTGAGCATCAGTTGGGGGGTGAAAATTGCCCACGCGCTGCCCGAGCGAATACTGCGCGGGCTGTTTTGCGGCTTCCTGGTGGTCTGTGCGGTGATGCTCGCCTTTAAAGTTTGA
- a CDS encoding GreA/GreB family elongation factor, translating into MNKPTVHQLILDKLRGDLDIAQRAAQTAYEAATHEENIAENKYDTLGLEASYLAAGQARRVEEIRQALALCQNLALRPYDEQVGIQVGALLGLEDENGHEQWLFLAPDGAGLKVEVVGQPVTVITPRSPLGKGLLGKFEGDELEIVVAGARQQFAVTEVK; encoded by the coding sequence ATGAACAAGCCTACGGTCCACCAACTGATTCTCGACAAGCTCCGTGGCGACCTGGATATCGCCCAGCGTGCGGCGCAGACCGCCTATGAGGCGGCGACCCACGAAGAGAATATTGCCGAAAACAAGTACGACACCCTGGGGCTCGAGGCGTCCTATCTCGCCGCCGGCCAGGCCAGGCGTGTCGAGGAAATCCGGCAGGCCCTGGCGCTCTGCCAGAACCTGGCCCTGCGCCCGTACGACGAACAGGTCGGCATCCAGGTCGGTGCACTGTTGGGGCTCGAGGACGAAAACGGCCACGAACAATGGCTGTTCCTGGCACCGGATGGGGCGGGACTGAAGGTCGAGGTGGTGGGGCAACCGGTGACCGTCATCACCCCCCGTTCACCGCTGGGCAAAGGCCTGCTGGGCAAGTTCGAGGGGGATGAGCTGGAGATCGTCGTCGCGGGCGCTCGGCAACAGTTCGCTGTCACCGAGGTCAAGTAA
- the cysB gene encoding HTH-type transcriptional regulator CysB codes for MKLQQLRYIWEVAHHDLNVSATAQSLYTSQPGISKQIRLLEDELGVEVFARSGKHLTRVTPAGERIITTAGEILRKVESIKQIAQEFSNEKKGTLSIATTHTQARYALPPVISSFIKQYPDVALHMHQGSPMQIAEMAADGTVDFAIATEALELFGDLVMMPCYRWNRCVVVPQGHPLTKLPKLTLETLAEYPIVTYVFGFTGRSKLDEAFSHRGLTPKVVFTAADADVIKTYVRLGLGVGIVAKMAVDTKLDSDLVVLDASELFESSITKIGFRRGTFLRGFMCDFIEKFAPHLTREVMAKAIQCHNKQELEELFDGVELPVH; via the coding sequence ATGAAGCTTCAACAATTGCGCTACATCTGGGAAGTGGCGCACCACGACCTCAACGTCTCCGCTACAGCCCAAAGCCTTTATACGTCGCAACCGGGTATCAGCAAGCAGATCCGCCTGCTCGAGGACGAGCTGGGGGTCGAGGTATTCGCTCGCAGCGGCAAGCACCTGACCCGCGTCACCCCGGCTGGCGAGCGCATCATCACCACCGCTGGCGAGATCCTGCGCAAGGTCGAAAGCATCAAGCAGATCGCCCAGGAATTCTCCAACGAGAAGAAGGGCACCCTGTCGATCGCCACCACTCACACCCAGGCTCGTTATGCCTTGCCGCCGGTGATCAGCAGCTTCATCAAGCAGTACCCGGATGTGGCGTTGCACATGCATCAGGGCTCGCCGATGCAGATCGCCGAAATGGCCGCCGATGGCACCGTCGACTTCGCCATCGCCACCGAAGCGCTGGAGCTGTTCGGCGATCTGGTGATGATGCCGTGCTACCGCTGGAACCGTTGCGTGGTGGTACCGCAGGGCCACCCGCTGACCAAGCTGCCGAAGCTGACCCTGGAAACCCTCGCCGAATACCCGATCGTGACTTACGTGTTCGGTTTCACCGGCCGTTCCAAGCTCGACGAAGCTTTCAGCCATCGCGGCCTGACGCCGAAGGTGGTATTCACCGCCGCCGACGCCGACGTGATCAAGACTTACGTGCGTCTGGGCCTGGGCGTGGGCATCGTCGCCAAGATGGCGGTCGATACCAAGCTCGACAGCGACCTGGTGGTATTGGATGCCAGCGAACTGTTCGAGTCGAGCATCACCAAGATCGGTTTCCGTCGCGGCACTTTCCTGCGTGGTTTCATGTGCGACTTCATCGAGAAGTTCGCGCCGCACCTGACGCGCGAAGTGATGGCCAAGGCCATTCAGTGCCACAACAAGCAGGAACTCGAAGAACTGTTCGACGGCGTTGAGTTGCCTGTTCACTAA
- the earP gene encoding elongation factor P maturation arginine rhamnosyltransferase EarP, whose amino-acid sequence MKASWDIFCSVVDNYGDIGVTWRLARQLVAEHQCAVRLWVDDLRAFERLCPPIDVALPQQWQEGVDVRQWPAEWSPVAAADVVIAAFACQLPPAYMEAMAERERTPLWLNLDYLSAEAWVTGCHGLPSVKFKGVQKYFFFPGFQAGTGGLLREAGLLERRRAFQQDPLSRQSFLEGLGVFAAPDARLMSLFAYENTGLASWLEALAADSRATHLLVPEGRILGDVQNWLGVEALSAGAMRVRGALTVQVLPFVRQQEYDQLLWSCDFNAVRGEDSFVRAQWAGRPMLWHIYQQDEDIHLDKLDAFLELYTRGLSPEAKTALTDLWRAWNAGGEMAQGWKKLLEHWPEVAAHAEKWCLEQGSQPDLAAALVQFYLNWI is encoded by the coding sequence ATGAAAGCCTCCTGGGATATTTTCTGCAGCGTCGTCGACAACTACGGCGATATCGGCGTGACCTGGCGGCTGGCCCGGCAACTGGTGGCCGAGCATCAGTGCGCGGTGCGGCTGTGGGTGGATGACCTGCGGGCCTTCGAGCGTTTGTGTCCGCCGATCGATGTCGCCTTGCCTCAGCAATGGCAGGAAGGCGTCGATGTGCGCCAGTGGCCGGCCGAGTGGTCGCCGGTGGCGGCTGCCGATGTGGTGATCGCGGCCTTTGCCTGCCAGTTGCCACCGGCTTACATGGAGGCGATGGCCGAGCGTGAGCGCACGCCTTTGTGGTTGAACCTCGACTACCTCAGCGCCGAGGCCTGGGTGACTGGCTGCCACGGCCTGCCCTCGGTGAAGTTCAAGGGGGTGCAGAAGTACTTCTTTTTCCCTGGCTTTCAAGCCGGTACCGGTGGCTTGCTACGCGAGGCGGGGTTGTTGGAGCGGCGCAGGGCGTTTCAGCAGGATCCGCTTTCCCGGCAAAGTTTCCTTGAAGGACTGGGTGTATTTGCCGCACCCGACGCCCGCCTGATGTCGCTGTTCGCCTATGAGAACACCGGCCTGGCCAGTTGGCTGGAAGCGCTGGCTGCCGATTCGCGGGCTACCCATCTGCTGGTCCCCGAAGGGCGGATCCTCGGCGACGTGCAAAACTGGCTGGGGGTCGAGGCGCTGTCGGCGGGTGCGATGCGGGTCCGTGGGGCTTTGACGGTGCAGGTGCTGCCATTCGTCCGACAGCAGGAATACGACCAGCTCCTGTGGTCCTGCGATTTCAACGCGGTACGCGGTGAGGACTCGTTCGTGCGCGCGCAGTGGGCCGGCCGGCCGATGCTCTGGCACATTTATCAACAGGACGAAGACATCCACCTGGATAAGCTCGATGCCTTTCTCGAGCTTTATACACGGGGGCTGTCGCCAGAGGCCAAGACGGCGCTGACCGACCTGTGGCGGGCCTGGAATGCCGGAGGCGAGATGGCGCAAGGCTGGAAAAAACTGCTGGAACACTGGCCGGAAGTGGCCGCTCACGCCGAAAAGTGGTGTCTGGAACAGGGCTCGCAGCCCGATCTTGCCGCGGCGCTGGTGCAGTTTTACCTAAATTGGATATGA
- a CDS encoding 5'-nucleotidase — protein MAKGLGGKLVVAISSRALFDLSESHKVYLAEGVEAYRKYQIDHEEESLEPGDAFPLVKKLLSLNASLGRARVEVVLVSRNSADTGLRVFNSIQHYGLDISRAAFVGGRSPYPYLAAFGCDLFLSTHAEDVRSALDAGFAAATILSGGARRAASAELRIAFDGDAVLFSDESERVYQLGGLEAFQAKERESAREPLRGGPFKGFLAALNLLQREFPDDGCPIRTALVTARSAPAHERVIRTLREWDIRLDESLFLGGLEKAAFLEAFAADVFFDDQAGHCELAREVVATGHVPHGISNETKV, from the coding sequence ATGGCAAAGGGCTTGGGCGGTAAACTGGTGGTGGCGATTTCGTCGCGGGCCCTGTTCGATCTCAGCGAAAGCCACAAGGTCTATCTGGCCGAGGGGGTCGAGGCCTACCGTAAGTATCAGATCGATCACGAGGAGGAATCCCTCGAGCCGGGCGATGCTTTCCCTCTGGTGAAAAAGCTCTTGAGCCTCAATGCCAGCCTCGGCCGTGCTCGGGTCGAGGTGGTGCTGGTGTCGCGTAACAGTGCCGACACGGGCCTGCGGGTCTTCAACTCGATTCAGCATTACGGCCTGGATATTTCCCGGGCCGCGTTTGTTGGTGGGCGCAGCCCTTATCCCTACCTCGCGGCCTTTGGCTGCGACCTGTTTCTTTCCACCCACGCCGAAGATGTGCGCAGTGCGCTGGACGCCGGGTTTGCCGCAGCGACCATTCTTTCCGGTGGCGCCCGGCGCGCCGCCAGCGCCGAACTGCGGATCGCCTTCGACGGCGACGCCGTGCTGTTTTCCGATGAGTCGGAGCGGGTCTATCAGCTCGGTGGCCTGGAAGCCTTCCAGGCCAAGGAGCGCGAATCCGCCCGGGAGCCGTTGCGTGGAGGACCGTTCAAAGGCTTCCTTGCCGCGCTCAATCTGCTGCAGCGCGAATTCCCCGACGATGGTTGTCCGATCCGCACCGCCCTGGTGACGGCACGTTCGGCCCCGGCCCATGAGCGGGTGATCCGTACTCTGCGCGAATGGGATATCCGCCTGGACGAATCGTTGTTCCTGGGCGGCCTGGAGAAGGCTGCCTTTCTCGAAGCCTTCGCCGCCGACGTGTTCTTCGACGATCAGGCGGGCCATTGCGAACTGGCTCGCGAAGTGGTCGCCACCGGCCATGTACCCCATGGCATCAGCAACGAAACCAAGGTTTAG
- a CDS encoding putative 2-dehydropantoate 2-reductase, whose product MEAVHTPRVGIIGTGAIGGFYGMLLARAGLDVHFLLRSEFAAVTEHGLQLRSAVHGELTLNPVQAYASAEDMPPCDWLLVGAKTTSNAELAPAILRAAAPGAKVLLLQNGLDVEDGLRDLLPDSLHLLGGLCFICVHRVGPGVIEHQALGAVNLGYHSGPAAQDESQCQAIVEEGAALFRKAGIGSQAMANLQQARWQKLVWNVPYNGLSVLLNASTTPLMADADSRELIQALMREVVQGALACGHSMPDGYAEHLFKVTESMPDYWPSMYHDYQHKRALELSAIYAAPLAAARAAGRELPKMEALYQALSFIDRHNG is encoded by the coding sequence ATGGAAGCAGTCCACACGCCGCGAGTCGGCATTATTGGTACCGGAGCGATCGGTGGTTTTTACGGGATGCTGCTGGCGCGAGCCGGCCTGGATGTGCATTTCCTGCTGCGTAGCGAATTTGCCGCGGTCACCGAGCATGGTTTGCAACTGCGTAGCGCGGTGCATGGTGAGCTGACCCTGAACCCGGTCCAGGCCTATGCCAGTGCCGAAGACATGCCGCCCTGCGATTGGCTGCTGGTGGGGGCCAAGACCACCAGCAACGCCGAGCTGGCTCCGGCGATCCTTCGCGCAGCGGCTCCCGGCGCCAAGGTGCTGTTGTTGCAGAATGGCCTGGATGTAGAAGATGGCTTGCGCGACCTGCTTCCCGATTCGCTGCATCTGTTGGGCGGCCTGTGTTTTATCTGCGTGCACCGTGTCGGGCCCGGGGTGATCGAGCATCAGGCGCTGGGTGCGGTGAACCTGGGTTATCACAGCGGCCCGGCAGCGCAGGACGAATCGCAGTGCCAGGCAATAGTGGAAGAGGGCGCAGCGCTGTTTCGCAAGGCCGGTATCGGTTCCCAGGCCATGGCCAACCTGCAGCAGGCACGCTGGCAGAAACTGGTGTGGAACGTGCCGTATAACGGTTTGTCGGTATTGCTCAACGCCAGCACCACGCCGCTGATGGCCGATGCCGACAGTCGCGAGCTGATTCAGGCGTTGATGCGAGAAGTGGTGCAAGGCGCCCTGGCCTGTGGTCACAGCATGCCGGACGGCTATGCTGAGCACTTGTTCAAGGTGACCGAAAGCATGCCGGACTATTGGCCGAGCATGTACCACGACTACCAGCACAAGCGTGCGCTGGAGTTATCGGCCATCTACGCCGCGCCATTGGCCGCGGCCAGAGCGGCGGGGCGCGAGCTGCCGAAAATGGAAGCCTTGTATCAGGCGTTGAGTTTCATCGATCGGCATAACGGTTGA
- a CDS encoding alpha/beta hydrolase, with the protein MNTFSKVLTGSLLALSINTAFAEGGVEHNTQAFLDALNAGSGKPMEQMTAKEARAVLVGAQAGVKLTLPKADVSQKTIKVEGQDISLTIVRPAGVKGTLPVFMFFHGGGWVLGDFPTHERLVRDLVVGSGAAAVFVNYTPSPEAHYPVAINQAYAATQWVAEHGQEINVDGKRLAVAGNSVGGNMAAVVSLMAKDKGTPAIRFQLLLWPVTDANFETASYNQYAEGHFLSKNMMKWFWDNYTTDTRQRNEIYASPLRATSAQLKGLPPALIQTAGADVLRDEGEAYARKLDEAGVTVTSVRYNGMIHDYGLLNVVSQVPTVRSALLQACEELKQHLK; encoded by the coding sequence ATGAACACTTTCAGCAAGGTCTTGACCGGTAGCCTTCTCGCCCTGTCCATCAACACGGCCTTCGCCGAAGGCGGGGTCGAACACAACACCCAGGCGTTCCTCGACGCCTTGAACGCCGGCAGCGGCAAGCCGATGGAACAGATGACAGCGAAAGAGGCCCGGGCCGTGCTGGTCGGCGCCCAGGCCGGGGTCAAGCTGACACTGCCCAAGGCGGATGTCAGCCAGAAGACCATCAAGGTCGAAGGCCAGGACATCAGCCTGACCATCGTCAGGCCGGCCGGGGTGAAAGGCACGTTGCCAGTGTTCATGTTTTTCCACGGCGGCGGCTGGGTACTGGGAGATTTCCCGACCCACGAGCGTCTGGTTCGGGACCTGGTAGTGGGCTCCGGGGCGGCGGCGGTGTTCGTCAATTACACGCCGTCTCCGGAAGCTCATTACCCGGTGGCGATCAATCAGGCTTACGCGGCCACCCAATGGGTGGCCGAGCATGGCCAGGAAATCAACGTCGATGGCAAGCGCCTGGCGGTTGCCGGCAACAGCGTCGGCGGCAACATGGCGGCCGTGGTCAGCCTGATGGCCAAGGACAAGGGCACGCCGGCGATCAGGTTCCAGCTGCTGCTGTGGCCGGTAACCGACGCGAATTTCGAGACGGCGTCGTACAACCAGTATGCCGAGGGGCACTTCCTCAGCAAAAACATGATGAAGTGGTTCTGGGACAACTACACCACCGACACCCGGCAGCGTAACGAGATCTACGCCTCACCGTTGCGCGCCACCAGCGCCCAGCTCAAGGGCCTGCCGCCCGCGCTGATCCAGACGGCTGGTGCCGATGTGCTGCGCGACGAAGGCGAAGCCTATGCCCGCAAGCTGGACGAAGCCGGCGTGACCGTGACCTCGGTGCGCTACAACGGGATGATCCACGACTACGGTCTGCTCAACGTGGTCAGCCAGGTACCCACGGTGCGCTCGGCCCTGCTGCAGGCCTGCGAAGAGCTCAAGCAACATCTGAAGTAA
- a CDS encoding elongation factor P yields the protein MKTGKELKPGTVIRIDNDPWLVQKAEFTKSGRNSAIMKTKLKNLLTGYKTETVYGADDKLDDVILDRKEATLSFISGDTYTFMDTTDYTMYELNAEDIEAVLPFIEEGMTDVCEAVFFEDRLVSVDLPTTIVRQVDYTEGSARGDTSGKVMKPAKLKNGTELSVADFIEIGDMIEIDTREGGSYKGRAKV from the coding sequence ATGAAAACTGGTAAAGAACTCAAACCCGGTACCGTGATCCGTATCGACAACGATCCTTGGCTGGTTCAGAAAGCTGAATTCACCAAGTCCGGTCGTAACAGCGCGATCATGAAGACCAAGCTGAAGAACCTGTTGACCGGTTACAAGACCGAAACCGTTTACGGTGCGGACGACAAACTGGACGACGTGATCCTGGATCGCAAAGAAGCGACCCTGTCGTTCATCAGCGGCGACACCTACACGTTCATGGACACCACCGACTACACCATGTACGAGCTGAACGCTGAAGACATCGAAGCCGTTCTGCCGTTCATCGAAGAAGGCATGACCGACGTTTGCGAAGCCGTGTTCTTCGAAGACCGTCTGGTTTCCGTTGACCTGCCGACCACCATCGTGCGCCAGGTTGACTACACCGAAGGTTCCGCTCGCGGCGACACTTCGGGCAAGGTGATGAAGCCTGCCAAACTGAAGAACGGTACCGAGCTGTCGGTTGCTGACTTCATCGAAATCGGCGACATGATCGAGATCGATACTCGCGAAGGCGGCTCCTACAAAGGCCGCGCCAAGGTTTAA
- a CDS encoding universal stress protein — protein MIRSMLYATDLGLYAPYVMQHALELARTFNADLHVVHAVEPMGLFAESVLQSYLDEQALNEFHSQGLSTVMANIEQRVLDSFREELGEGMQDLALIQSVRVFQGDPSQVILEQASKLSVDLLIVGSHSHGAGGETPLGRTAARVLQLAKVPVYLVPLVQRRRFGDI, from the coding sequence ATGATTCGTTCGATGCTGTATGCCACTGACCTCGGTCTGTATGCACCCTACGTGATGCAACATGCCCTGGAGCTGGCTCGAACATTCAATGCCGACTTGCACGTGGTTCATGCGGTGGAGCCCATGGGGCTGTTTGCCGAATCGGTGTTGCAGAGTTATCTCGACGAACAGGCCCTGAATGAGTTTCACAGTCAGGGCCTGAGCACGGTGATGGCGAATATCGAACAACGGGTGCTCGACAGCTTTCGCGAAGAGTTGGGGGAGGGCATGCAGGATCTCGCACTGATTCAGTCGGTCCGGGTCTTTCAGGGGGACCCCTCGCAAGTCATTCTCGAACAGGCGTCGAAACTCTCTGTGGATTTGTTGATCGTAGGAAGTCACAGCCATGGGGCGGGCGGTGAAACGCCATTGGGCAGGACAGCCGCCAGGGTACTGCAACTGGCCAAGGTTCCGGTTTACCTGGTGCCCTTGGTGCAGCGTCGGCGGTTCGGAGATATCTGA
- a CDS encoding thioredoxin family protein has translation MNADSECQLCDIVSPSIVVELELTDFDIDQQLLAMSGISLVIFTSVGCASCRWARQQLPDFDLPIERLCWIDAGNNGGAVERYQVFHLPALFVVRDGQFYGALQSRLTPGELSERLAQALNRIPEELP, from the coding sequence ATGAACGCGGACTCCGAGTGTCAGCTATGTGACATTGTTTCCCCCAGTATAGTGGTCGAATTGGAGCTGACTGATTTCGATATCGATCAGCAGCTGTTGGCGATGAGCGGTATTTCGCTGGTGATATTCACCAGCGTCGGCTGTGCCAGCTGTCGTTGGGCCCGGCAGCAGTTGCCCGACTTTGATCTGCCGATCGAGCGGTTGTGCTGGATCGATGCGGGGAACAATGGCGGCGCGGTCGAGCGTTATCAGGTGTTTCACTTGCCGGCACTGTTCGTGGTGCGCGACGGTCAGTTTTATGGGGCCTTACAGTCGCGCCTGACACCTGGCGAGCTCAGCGAGCGCCTGGCGCAGGCGCTGAACCGAATTCCAGAGGAGTTGCCTTGA
- a CDS encoding LysR family transcriptional regulator: MNPNALTDQLGLFLDVLESGSFSAAARRHPLTPSAVARRIDSLENAVGSKLFMRTTHAVVATAAGQAFAERARRIVAELQLARAEAVSLSHAPEGLIRIDAPAAFGRRHLAPAIADFLMLYPGLDVQLHLIDSFVDMQGSHLGKVDLVLRAGQRVDTRMVATSLASIVRIACASPAYLKLRGTPIHPAELSQHDGLDWDGLAPLFAWRFELDGQLQTHRPQRIRLSANNAEALLSGALAGLGIAHLPTWLASEYLLRGELLPLFCETGLPKPESAGIYALRLEQHTNARSRLLLEYLKTRFSPIPPWDLALQSAMG, translated from the coding sequence ATGAACCCCAACGCCCTCACCGACCAACTCGGCCTGTTCCTCGATGTCCTGGAATCCGGGAGCTTTTCCGCCGCCGCCCGCCGGCATCCCTTGACGCCTTCGGCGGTGGCCCGGCGTATCGACAGCCTGGAAAACGCGGTCGGCAGCAAGTTGTTCATGCGCACCACCCACGCCGTGGTGGCCACGGCGGCTGGCCAGGCCTTCGCCGAACGCGCCCGGCGCATCGTCGCCGAACTGCAACTGGCCCGGGCGGAAGCCGTGTCCTTGAGCCACGCGCCGGAAGGTCTGATCCGCATCGATGCTCCCGCGGCGTTCGGCCGACGACACCTGGCACCGGCCATCGCCGATTTCCTGATGCTCTATCCGGGACTGGATGTGCAGCTACACCTGATCGACAGCTTCGTCGACATGCAGGGTTCGCACCTGGGCAAGGTCGATCTGGTGCTGCGCGCCGGGCAAAGGGTCGATACCCGCATGGTGGCGACATCACTGGCGAGCATCGTGCGCATCGCCTGCGCCAGCCCGGCCTACCTCAAGCTTCGTGGCACCCCGATCCATCCCGCCGAGCTGAGCCAGCACGACGGCCTGGACTGGGACGGCCTGGCCCCATTGTTCGCCTGGCGCTTCGAACTGGACGGGCAGTTGCAGACCCACCGCCCGCAACGCATCCGCCTGAGCGCCAACAATGCCGAGGCCCTGTTGTCCGGTGCCCTGGCCGGGCTGGGCATCGCCCACCTGCCGACCTGGCTGGCCAGCGAATACCTGTTGCGCGGTGAACTGTTGCCGCTGTTCTGCGAAACCGGCCTGCCCAAACCGGAAAGCGCCGGTATCTATGCCTTGCGCCTGGAACAGCACACCAACGCCCGCAGCCGTCTGTTGCTGGAATACCTGAAGACCCGCTTCAGCCCGATTCCGCCCTGGGATCTGGCCCTGCAGAGCGCCATGGGCTGA
- a CDS encoding MarR family winged helix-turn-helix transcriptional regulator, producing the protein MNTKGSTPEKCDDLLLDNQLCFALHSTSLLMTKVYKPLLQELGLTYPQYLAMMVLWEQDGLTVGEISSRLLTDPGSLTPLLKRLEAEGLLSRTRSREDERVVIIELTEQGQALYDRARGVPQCILGASGLTLEQLRKLQADLLNLRGHLQDSL; encoded by the coding sequence ATGAACACCAAAGGCTCCACCCCGGAAAAATGCGACGATCTGCTGCTGGATAACCAGCTGTGTTTCGCCCTGCACTCGACTTCGCTGTTGATGACCAAAGTCTACAAACCGCTGCTGCAGGAGCTGGGCCTGACTTATCCCCAGTACCTGGCAATGATGGTGCTCTGGGAGCAGGACGGCCTGACCGTCGGCGAGATCAGCAGCCGTTTGCTGACCGATCCCGGCTCATTGACGCCCTTGCTCAAGCGCCTGGAGGCCGAGGGATTGCTGAGCCGTACCCGCAGCCGCGAAGACGAACGGGTGGTGATCATCGAACTGACCGAGCAAGGCCAGGCCCTGTATGACCGCGCGCGCGGCGTTCCCCAATGCATCCTCGGCGCCAGCGGCCTGACCCTGGAGCAACTGCGCAAGCTGCAGGCCGACCTGCTGAACCTGCGCGGCCATCTGCAAGACAGCCTTTAA